From Bacteroidota bacterium, the proteins below share one genomic window:
- a CDS encoding heavy-metal-associated domain-containing protein, whose protein sequence is MYKFTLAAFLLLLVITAETVAQQTSDTVSVLTTAICSSCKNRIENDLSFEAGVRKVTMDLDTKRVSVVYNPQKTDPDKIRLAITRIGYDADSLKADQKAYKRLPECCRNHDAEHPH, encoded by the coding sequence ATGTATAAGTTCACGCTGGCTGCGTTCCTGCTTCTTCTCGTCATAACCGCCGAAACGGTTGCCCAACAAACATCCGATACCGTCAGCGTTTTGACGACGGCGATCTGTTCATCGTGCAAGAATCGAATAGAAAACGACCTGAGCTTCGAAGCCGGAGTTCGAAAAGTAACCATGGACCTTGACACGAAGCGGGTGAGTGTCGTTTACAACCCCCAAAAGACGGACCCGGATAAGATCCGGCTGGCCATCACCCGCATCGGTTATGACGCTGATTCCTTGAAAGCGGATCAGAAAGCGTACAAACGACTTCCGGAATGTTGCCGTAATCACGATGCGGAACATCCGCACTGA
- a CDS encoding amidohydrolase has product MARIIALAFVLLLALLSSCGKRKADVLYFNGTIYSGESSSSNLQAFAVRDGRIVSTGSDDDILDGFDAPKKVDLKGRTVLPGFIDAHCHFFGYASDLLKCDLTGSRSYEAALELLNAFSKTNKFSWLLGRGWDQNDWEDHSFPTRERLDSLYPTVPVFLMRIDGHAALCNAVALQLAGINGDTRVAGGEVLLNQSGEPTGLLIDNAVDLVKAKIPPFPDSLNAEALLKAQQHCFSVGLTTVDDAGLGKDSIFLIDRLQQEGKLKLRVYAMISDSKETRDYFFSKGPYKTDRLNVRAVKVYADGALGSRGACLKRPYADQPGHYGFLLHDLAYMNDIMDEAHENGFQVCTHAIGDSAVKTILMLYRENLSGENPRRWRIEHCQVVDPADMDYFSRYSIIPSVQPTHATSDMYWAEERLGKDRMTGAYAYRSLEREAETIAFGTDFPVERINPLLTFYAAVSRKDLEGNPPDGFRAEEAMKRKDVLKAMTTWAAYANFEEEEKGLIDNGYFADFIVLDRNIMEIDEEQIPQTRVLSTYVNGELVYGAE; this is encoded by the coding sequence ATGGCTCGTATTATCGCTCTTGCATTCGTTCTCCTGTTGGCCCTGCTAAGTTCCTGCGGAAAACGCAAAGCCGATGTTCTTTATTTCAACGGGACCATCTATTCCGGCGAAAGCAGTTCCTCGAATCTTCAGGCCTTTGCAGTGCGTGACGGCCGAATCGTCAGTACCGGGTCGGATGATGACATTCTCGACGGCTTTGATGCCCCTAAAAAAGTCGATTTGAAAGGGCGTACCGTCCTTCCGGGGTTCATCGACGCTCACTGCCACTTTTTCGGGTATGCAAGTGATCTATTGAAGTGCGATCTGACAGGCTCGCGCTCGTATGAAGCTGCATTGGAACTTTTGAATGCATTTTCTAAGACGAATAAATTCAGTTGGCTCCTGGGCCGAGGCTGGGATCAGAACGACTGGGAAGATCACTCCTTCCCTACCCGGGAACGGCTTGACAGCCTTTACCCGACTGTCCCGGTTTTCCTGATGCGCATTGATGGTCATGCGGCGCTCTGCAATGCTGTCGCGCTTCAACTGGCAGGTATTAACGGGGATACGCGGGTTGCCGGCGGCGAGGTATTGCTCAATCAATCCGGTGAGCCTACCGGACTATTGATCGACAATGCAGTCGACCTGGTCAAGGCCAAGATCCCACCTTTCCCCGATTCTCTCAACGCCGAAGCGCTCCTGAAAGCACAGCAGCACTGCTTTTCCGTCGGGCTTACTACGGTTGACGATGCCGGCCTGGGTAAAGACAGTATCTTCCTGATCGATCGCCTGCAGCAGGAAGGGAAACTCAAACTGCGTGTCTACGCGATGATCTCGGATTCGAAGGAGACGCGCGATTACTTTTTTTCCAAAGGTCCCTATAAGACCGATCGCCTGAACGTACGAGCCGTTAAAGTGTACGCCGACGGTGCGTTGGGGTCCCGGGGTGCCTGCCTGAAACGTCCGTATGCCGACCAACCCGGGCATTATGGATTCCTGTTGCATGACCTTGCATACATGAACGACATCATGGACGAAGCCCACGAGAACGGTTTCCAGGTTTGCACCCACGCCATCGGAGATTCCGCAGTAAAAACGATCCTGATGCTGTATCGGGAGAATTTATCGGGAGAAAATCCACGACGCTGGAGGATCGAGCATTGCCAGGTAGTAGATCCCGCCGACATGGATTACTTCAGCCGATACTCGATCATTCCGTCCGTACAGCCGACTCATGCTACGAGTGATATGTACTGGGCCGAAGAACGTTTGGGCAAAGACCGAATGACCGGAGCGTACGCTTATCGCTCACTCGAGCGGGAAGCTGAAACCATCGCTTTTGGAACCGACTTTCCCGTCGAACGCATCAACCCCCTTCTCACCTTTTATGCCGCCGTGTCACGAAAGGACCTTGAAGGCAATCCACCGGATGGTTTTCGAGCGGAAGAAGCGATGAAGCGTAAAGATGTCCTGAAAGCCATGACCACCTGGGCGGCCTATGCTAATTTTGAAGAGGAGGAAAAAGGCTTGATCGACAACGGTTACTTTGCGGACTTCATCGTGCTTGACCGTAACATCATGGAGATCGACGAAGAGCAGATACCACAGACCCGTGTACTGAGTACGTATGTAAACGGGGAACTGGTTTATGGAGCTGAATGA